In one Oryza glaberrima chromosome 2, OglaRS2, whole genome shotgun sequence genomic region, the following are encoded:
- the LOC127764076 gene encoding 3-isopropylmalate dehydratase large subunit, chloroplastic: protein MASISAASPVAGKAAAFAHKNELAAAAVAPSQQQLQRRVSGRRARSGRVRAVATPARAPRAPSSTGSVKSAMTMTEKILARASERASLEPGENVWVDVDVLMTHDVCGPGTIGIFKREFGEDAKVWDREKVVIIPDHYIFTSDERANRNVDILRDFCMEQNIKYFYDIKDLSNFKANPDYKGVCHVALAQEGHCRPGEVLLGTDSHTCNAGAFGQFATGIGNTDAGFVMGTGKALLKVPPTIRFVLDGEMPPYLLAKDLILQIIGEISVSGATYKSMEFVGSTVESLNMEERMTLCNMVIEAGGKNGVVPADQTTFNYLEGKTSVEYEPVYSDAQARFVSDYRFDVSKLEPVVAKPHSPDNRALARECKDVKIDRVYIGSCTGGKTEDFFAAAKVFLASGKKVKVPTFLVPATQKVWMDIYSIPVPGAGGKTCSQIFEEAGCDTPASPSCGACLGGPRDTYARMNEPMVCVSTTNRNFPGRMGHKEGQIYLASPFTAAASALTGYVTDPRDFLM from the exons atggcctccatctccgccgcctcccccgtcgCTGGGAAGGCTGCCGCCTTCGCCCACAAG aacgagctcgccgccgccgccgtggcgccgtcgcagcagcagctgcagcggaGGGTGAGTGGGAGGAGGGCGCGTTCGGGGAGGgtccgcgccgtcgccacgcccgcCCGCGCCCCCCGCGCCCCGTCCTCCACTGGCTCG GTGAAGAGCGCCATGACGATGACGGAGAAGATCCTGGCGAGGGCGTCGGAGCGCGCCAGCTTGGAGCCCGGGGAGAACGTGTGGGTGGACGTCGACGTGCTGATGACGCACGACGTCTGCGGCCCTGGCACCATCGGGATCTTCAAGCGGGAGTTCGGGGAGGACGCCAAGGTTTGGGACCGAGAGAAGGTGGTCATCATCCCGGACCACTACATCTTCACCAGCGATGAGCGAGCAAACCGAAATGTTGATATCCTCAGGGATTTCTGTATGGAGCAGAACATCAAGTACTTCTATGACATCAAGGACCTGAGCAATTTCAAA GCAAATCCAGACTACAAGGGTGTTTGCCACGTTGCTCTTGCTCAAGAGGGTCATTGCAGACCAGGCGAG GTTCTCCTTGGTACTGATTCTCATACATGCAATGCTGGAGCCTTTGGCCAATTTGCAACTGGAATTGGAAACACTGATGCTGGTTTTGTGATGGGCACTGGGAAGGCTCTTCTTAAG GTGCCTCCAACTATCAGGTTTGTATTAGATGGAGAAATGCCACCTTATTTACTTGCAAAGGATCTGATTTTACAA ATTATTGGTGAGATTTCTGTATCTGGCGCAACATACAAATCCATGGAGTTTGTTGGATCAACTGTGGAAAGTCTAAAT ATGGAAGAGCGAATGACACTGTGCAACATGGTTATTGAAGCTGGTGGCAAGAATGGTGTTGTGCCTGCCGATCAAACTACATTTAACTATCTTGAG GGCAAGACATCAGTTGAATACGAGCCTGTCTATAGTGATGCTCAGGCCAG atttgttAGTGACTACCGGTTTGATGTATCCAAATTGGAGCCAGTTGTTGCCAAG CCACATTCACCTGACAACCGTGCTCTAGCAAGAGAGTGCAAAGATGTCAAGATTGACCGGGTCTATATCGGTTCTTGTACTGGAGGTAAAACTGAGGACTTCTTTGCTGCTGCGAAGGTGTTCTTAGCTTCG GGGAAGAAGGTTAAAGTTCCCACTTTTCTCGTTCCGGCGACACAAAAG GTGTGGATGGACATTTATAGCATCCCTGTACCAGGAGCCGGTGGCAAAACTTGCTCACAGATATTTGAGGAGGCTGGTTGTGATACACCAGCTAGCCCTAGTTGCGGTGCTTGTTTGGGTGGTCCTCGTGATACATATGCTCGCATGAATGAACCTATG GTGTGTGTGTCGACGACGAACAGGAATTTCCCCGGCAGGATGGGGCACAAGGAAGGGCAGATCTACCTGGCTTCGCCGTTCACCGCGGCGGCTTCAGCCCTCACCGGATACGTCACTGACCCCAGGGACTTCCTGATGTAA
- the LOC127761712 gene encoding protein LPA2 — MAAACSSAAFLAYPGSLGAGPRPLRLFRAFAAASSSGSGSKKKARKSKGAGNKGEASDGGGGKGKEKALEPPPSVIRRAPAGSASVFQQPEPGFTPGGGGGGKGPTEEERRQRQANENAFLLAWLGLGLIILAEGLALAASGFLPEEWDSFFVKFLYPSFTPTVILFLGGTVGYGVFKYFEGEKSNS; from the exons atggCAGCAGcatgctcctccgccgccttcctcgcctaCCCGGGCAGCCTAGGAGCAGGGCCCCGCCCCCTCCGCCTCTTCCGCGCAttcgcggcggcctcctcctccgggtcGGGGAGCAAGAAGAAGGCGAGGAAGTCCAAGGGCGCTGGGAACAAGGGGGAAGCCAGCGACGGTGGAGGCGgcaaggggaaggagaaggcgcTGGAGCCGCCGCCCTCGGTGATACGCCGCGCGCCGGCTGGGAGCGCGTCGGTGTTCCAGCAGCCGGAGCCGGGGTTcacccccggcggcggcggcggcgggaaggggccgacggaggaggagcggcggcagcggcaggccaACGAGAACGCCTTCCTCCTCGCATGGCTGGGGCTCGGCTTGATCATCCTCGCCGAGggcctcgcgctcgccgcctccg GTTTCCTGCCAGAAGAATGGGACAGCTTTTTCGTGAAGTTCCTTTATCCATCGTTTACTCCTACGGTAATATTGTTTTTGGGCGGTACGGTCGGATATGGCGTCTTCAAGTACTTCGAAGGCGAGAAAAGCAATAGCTAG